In Arachis stenosperma cultivar V10309 chromosome 1, arast.V10309.gnm1.PFL2, whole genome shotgun sequence, one DNA window encodes the following:
- the LOC130942963 gene encoding aldehyde oxidase GLOX1-like has protein sequence MTCATPFQLPFLIILLLAATTTFSPLPPVEAADGGGRWQLLQRNMGIVAMHMQLLHNDHVVIFDRTDFGLSNLSLPDGRCRRNPREIVVKTDCTAHSIDYDVAANKYRALYVETDVWCSSGAVTPEGTLIQTGGFNDGDRAVRTFTPCPNCDWREDVNGLVARRWYATNHILPDGRQIVIGGRRQFNYEFYPKKDATARNTYTLPFLLQTNDPGAENNLYPFVFLNVDGNLFMFANNRAILFNYQKNTIVRTYPTIPGGEPRSYPSSGSAVLLPLRNLNKPNVEAEVLICGGAPKGSYQQALGGKFLPALDTCGRIKITDANPKWEMETMPGGRAMNDMVILPNGNVLIMNGVSRGTAGWECGRDPVLNPYLYKTNARAGDRFELQNPSDIPRVYHSSAILLRDGRVLVAGSNPHIGYSFNNVVFPTELRMEAFSPSYLEPRFEDVRPKIIAPASQTKLKYGQKLTMRFGVAAPLDKNSVAVTMVAPPFTTHSYSMNQRMLVMEPNAVRDVGKMTYEVDVTTPGSAVFAPPGHYLLFVVHQDIPSHGIWVQIL, from the coding sequence ATGACTTGTGCTACGCCTTTCCAACTTCCCTTTCTTATTATTCTCCTCCTCGCTGCAACCACCACTTTCTCGCCACTGCCACCTGTTGAAGCGGCTGACGGTGGTGGACGATGGCAGCTCCTACAGAGAAACATGGGCATCGTGGCCATGCACATGCAGCTTCTCCACAACGACCATGTCGTAATCTTCGACCGCACCGACTTCGGGTTATCCAACCTCTCATTACCCGACGGAAGATGCCGTAGAAACCCGCGAGAGATTGTCGTTAAAACCGACTGCACCGCACACTCAATCGACTACGACGTCGCTGCCAACAAGTACCGCGCCCTGTACGTGGAAACGGACGTGTGGTGCTCCTCCGGGGCGGTGACTCCCGAAGGCACACTCATCCAAACCGGCGGCTTCAACGACGGCGACCGTGCCGTCAGGACCTTCACCCCCTGCCCGAACTGCGACTGGCGGGAGGATGTAAACGGACTGGTGGCCAGAAGATGGTATGCGACCAATCACATCTTGCCAGATGGACGGCAGATAGTAATCGGAGGAAGAAGGCAATTTAATTATGAATTCTATCCCAAGAAAGATGCCACGGCGAGAAACACATACACCTTACCCTTTCTCCTACAAACAAATGATCCAGGCGCTGAGAACAACTTGTACCCTTTCGTCTTCCTCAACGTTGATGGCAATCTTTTCATGTTCGCCAACAACCGTGCTATTCTATTCAATTACCAGAAAAACACTATCGTAAGAACCTACCCTACCATCCCCGGCGGAGAACCAAGAAGCTATCCCAGCTCCGGCTCCGCCGTGTTGCTTCCTCTCAGAAACTTGAACAAGCCGAATGTGGAGGCTGAGGTCTTAATCTGCGGCGGAGCCCCGAAAGGATCTTACCAGCAAGCTCTAGGAGGAAAGTTCCTTCCAGCTTTGGATACCTGTGGAAGGATCAAGATAACAGACGCCAATCCAAAATGGGAAATGGAAACCATGCCTGGTGGAAGAGCCATGAACGACATGGTAATTCTCCCAAACGGCAACGTTTTGATCATGAACGGTGTATCTCGTGGAACTGCGGGTTGGGAATGTGGCCGTGACCCGGTTCTCAACCCGTATCTTTACAAGACTAATGCCCGGGCCGGAGATCGGTTCGAGTTACAGAATCCATCAGACATTCCTAGGGTTTATCACTCCTCGGCGATTTTGCTTCGCGATGGAAGAGTCTTGGTGGCTGGAAGCAACCCTCACATTGGTTACAGTTTCAACAACGTGGTTTTCCCAACGGAGTTGAGAATGGAAGCTTTTTCTCCTTCTTATTTGGAACCTCGCTTTGAAGATGTTCGTCCCAAAATCATAGCTCCTGCCTCCCAAACAAAGCTCAAGTACGGTCAGAAGCTTACGATGCGGTTTGGAGTTGCAGCACCATTGGATAAGAATTCGGTGGCGGTTACAATGGTTGCGCCACCTTTTACCACTCACTCATACTCCATGAACCAGAGGATGTTGGTGATGGAACCAAATGCCGTTAGAGATGTTGGGAAAATGACTTACGAAGTTGATGTGACTACGCCCGGTTCAGCCGTTTTTGCACCACCCGGTCACTATTTATTATTCGTGGTCCATCAAGATATCCCAAGCCATGGTATTTGGGTTCAGATACTGTGA
- the LOC130943785 gene encoding uncharacterized protein LOC130943785 isoform X2 yields the protein MERPYPFYLQVAFLLRIHWIASVSIPSSNCYAFDNSSHIVDFSSWIGYLFEYDVQQDTDLAVRFCKDVESRSQMGYVDFGRFDNYFVAGIGQFDFVQEFYNGDLMGCEQSYDKMGRTAQVNIICGSCPNGQCKGRPGCICSVTYESKCRVSVELALPCEKPGPQVFQGFTVGFHPRSWEIVYNGMTQFGFEKSNHDFSFHAKQSQVVLFMTAIASHSSLVQKPSLKVRPEKGLEVKISGSANHGKPPTTLSPTMLIVDWRCEVARDTPYEVNITIPIKGYEPIEFVLTKFCDYTQEESEDARKGWAIFGVLSCIFFVSSTLFCCGGFIYKTKVERQRGIDALPGMTILSACLETISRAGQRYMRAEEQNSAFGGEPSWGPPPTSSQDAWKPIERRYGAI from the exons ATGGAACGACCTTATCCATTTTATTTACAGGTAG CTTTTCTTTTGAGGATACATTGGATTGCTTCGGTTTCGATTCCGAGTTCCAATTGCTACGCTTTCGATAATTCTAGTCATATTGTTGATTTT AGTAGCTGGATTGGATACCTGTTTGAGTATGATGTGCAG CAAGATACAGACTTAGCGGTTCGATTCTGCAAAGATGTCGAAAGCAGATCACAAATG GGATATGTTGATTTTGGTCGATTTGACAACTACTTTGTTGCTGGTATAGGCCAATTTGACTTTGTTCAA GAGTTCTATAACGGTGACTTGATGGGTTGTGAGCAAAGTTATGATAAAATGGGACGAACCGCGCAG GTCAACATCATCTGTGGGAGTTGTCCGAATGGACAATGCAAAG GTCGTCCTGGGTGCATATGTAGTGTCACTTATGAATCAAAATGCAG AGTTTCAGTTGAACTTGCTCTACCATGTGAAAAACCGGGCCCACAAGTATTTCAAGGCTTCACAGTTGGTTTTCATCCACGATCATGGGAAATT gTTTATAATGGTATGACACAATTTGGATTTGAGAAATCCAACCATGATTTTAG CTTTCATGCAAAGCAATCCCAGGTAGTTCTTTTTATGACTGCAATAGCTTCACACTCATCCTTGGTTCAAAAGCCAAGTCTAAAG GTTCGTCCAGAGAAAGGCTTGGAAGTTAAAATTTCTGGATCTGCCAACCATGGGAAGCCTCCTACAACTCTATCACCTACAATGTTGATTGTGGATTGGAGAT gtgAAGTAGCCCGTGATACTCCATATGAAGTTAATATAACAATCCCAATTAAGGGTTATGAGCCTATTGAATTTGTGCTTACAAAATTCTGTG ATTATACacaggaagaaagtgaagatgCCAGAAAAGGATGGGCAATATTTGGGGTGCTATCTTGCAT ATTCTTTGTCTCTTCAACACTTTTTTGTTGTGGAGGGTTTATTTACAAGACAAAAGTGGAACGCCAG CGTGGAATTGATGCATTGCCCGGCATGACAATCCTATCTGCATGCTTAGAGACA ATTAGCCGAGCAGGACAAAGATACATGCGGGCAGAAGAACAAAATAGTGCCTTTGGTGGCGAACCCTCGTG
- the LOC130943785 gene encoding uncharacterized protein LOC130943785 isoform X1, with translation MCYGTTLSILFTAFLLRIHWIASVSIPSSNCYAFDNSSHIVDFSSWIGYLFEYDVQQDTDLAVRFCKDVESRSQMGYVDFGRFDNYFVAGIGQFDFVQEFYNGDLMGCEQSYDKMGRTAQVNIICGSCPNGQCKGRPGCICSVTYESKCRVSVELALPCEKPGPQVFQGFTVGFHPRSWEIVYNGMTQFGFEKSNHDFSFHAKQSQVVLFMTAIASHSSLVQKPSLKVRPEKGLEVKISGSANHGKPPTTLSPTMLIVDWRCEVARDTPYEVNITIPIKGYEPIEFVLTKFCDYTQEESEDARKGWAIFGVLSCIFFVSSTLFCCGGFIYKTKVERQRGIDALPGMTILSACLETISRAGQRYMRAEEQNSAFGGEPSWGPPPTSSQDAWKPIERRYGAI, from the exons ATGTGTTATGGAACGACCTTATCCATTTTATTTACAG CTTTTCTTTTGAGGATACATTGGATTGCTTCGGTTTCGATTCCGAGTTCCAATTGCTACGCTTTCGATAATTCTAGTCATATTGTTGATTTT AGTAGCTGGATTGGATACCTGTTTGAGTATGATGTGCAG CAAGATACAGACTTAGCGGTTCGATTCTGCAAAGATGTCGAAAGCAGATCACAAATG GGATATGTTGATTTTGGTCGATTTGACAACTACTTTGTTGCTGGTATAGGCCAATTTGACTTTGTTCAA GAGTTCTATAACGGTGACTTGATGGGTTGTGAGCAAAGTTATGATAAAATGGGACGAACCGCGCAG GTCAACATCATCTGTGGGAGTTGTCCGAATGGACAATGCAAAG GTCGTCCTGGGTGCATATGTAGTGTCACTTATGAATCAAAATGCAG AGTTTCAGTTGAACTTGCTCTACCATGTGAAAAACCGGGCCCACAAGTATTTCAAGGCTTCACAGTTGGTTTTCATCCACGATCATGGGAAATT gTTTATAATGGTATGACACAATTTGGATTTGAGAAATCCAACCATGATTTTAG CTTTCATGCAAAGCAATCCCAGGTAGTTCTTTTTATGACTGCAATAGCTTCACACTCATCCTTGGTTCAAAAGCCAAGTCTAAAG GTTCGTCCAGAGAAAGGCTTGGAAGTTAAAATTTCTGGATCTGCCAACCATGGGAAGCCTCCTACAACTCTATCACCTACAATGTTGATTGTGGATTGGAGAT gtgAAGTAGCCCGTGATACTCCATATGAAGTTAATATAACAATCCCAATTAAGGGTTATGAGCCTATTGAATTTGTGCTTACAAAATTCTGTG ATTATACacaggaagaaagtgaagatgCCAGAAAAGGATGGGCAATATTTGGGGTGCTATCTTGCAT ATTCTTTGTCTCTTCAACACTTTTTTGTTGTGGAGGGTTTATTTACAAGACAAAAGTGGAACGCCAG CGTGGAATTGATGCATTGCCCGGCATGACAATCCTATCTGCATGCTTAGAGACA ATTAGCCGAGCAGGACAAAGATACATGCGGGCAGAAGAACAAAATAGTGCCTTTGGTGGCGAACCCTCGTG